From a single Pseudobutyrivibrio xylanivorans genomic region:
- a CDS encoding ParA family protein — protein sequence MKVICITTTKGGAAKTTNTVEIAGALSTYGKKVLCIDVDQTSGLSKYLGVRLTPEERENYGIKTSLEVLTGNGSIEESIIELDNMDIICGDARFEKASQFFQDEDEDKYLLKDLCDEIAKSGKYDYIFIDHGPQNDIVKKMALIAADEFYITSMISDVDRDEAKRSIDNIVKLQHTRDKLVSGQIKGVILSSTSGKALKEMALEDIEGKINQLEDGENLEYNVHIFDIPQSMAIKEAQTYQVPNTIKHKSSSVSRNYYEIADYIMEGEA from the coding sequence ATGAAAGTAATTTGTATAACAACAACTAAGGGTGGAGCAGCAAAAACAACTAACACTGTCGAGATTGCCGGTGCACTCTCAACATATGGTAAGAAAGTCCTTTGTATTGACGTAGATCAGACAAGTGGTCTTTCAAAGTACTTGGGCGTAAGACTTACTCCAGAAGAGCGTGAAAACTACGGAATTAAGACATCTCTTGAGGTTTTAACAGGAAATGGCTCAATCGAAGAGTCGATCATAGAGCTTGATAATATGGACATCATCTGCGGAGACGCTAGATTTGAGAAGGCATCACAGTTTTTCCAAGATGAAGACGAAGATAAGTATTTACTTAAGGATTTATGCGATGAAATCGCTAAATCAGGCAAATATGACTACATCTTCATCGACCATGGTCCACAGAACGATATAGTAAAGAAAATGGCTTTAATTGCTGCTGATGAGTTCTATATCACATCAATGATTTCAGACGTAGACAGAGACGAGGCAAAGAGATCCATTGATAACATCGTAAAGCTCCAGCATACAAGAGATAAGCTGGTAAGTGGTCAGATTAAGGGCGTTATCTTAAGTTCTACATCCGGAAAAGCACTTAAAGAGATGGCATTAGAGGATATTGAAGGAAAAATCAACCAGCTCGAAGATGGCGAAAACCTTGAATATAATGTGCATATCTTTGATATACCTCAGTCAATGGCCATTAAAGAAGCTCAGACATATCAGGTACCAAATACTATAAAGCACAAGAGTAGCAGTGTTTCAAGAAACTATTATGAAATAGCAGATTATATCATGGAGGGTGAAGCATAA